A stretch of Arachis hypogaea cultivar Tifrunner chromosome 15, arahy.Tifrunner.gnm2.J5K5, whole genome shotgun sequence DNA encodes these proteins:
- the LOC140179222 gene encoding uncharacterized protein, translating to MARQDASRGGKRARQFAKQPTNTFPSDTIPNPREECKAIQLRNGKSVENDKGAKKKQAEEDKNDQASSKKEEESQALKKGKQVMEEQPQEKKKGEVKPYAPKLPYPQRLHKEMRDQQFPKFLEIFRKLKINILLVEALEKMPLYAKFLKELITKKRSWNEKEKVVLTQECSAIIQKGLPPKLKDPGSFFILCTIRNMAIDKALCDLGASINLMHLAMMKKLMIEEVKPTRMSLQLADKSLKIPNGVVENLLVKVGKFIFPADFVILDMDEEGNNLIILGRPFLATTRAIIDVEKGEMVLRVHEEQMVINVFKAIQYPTEKEKFMRINIVDDLVEEAIEADQCEDHVGEAQDIQEKDSQEEQALESSSEVKEEGAPKQELKPLPPYLKYAFLDGEDNHPVIINSSLSKQDEAKLIGVLKTHKTTIGWTIDDIKGISPALCMHNILLEEDSRPVVQPQRRLNPTMKEVVQKEDAKPRLIKWVLLLQEFDIEVKDRKGIENQVADHLSRLLQGTNQESPQPMNEKFPDENLLQIQQAPWFADTANYKAGRNIPQYFIRQQVKKLLTEAKLFLWDELFLFKRCPDKMIQRCVLEDEMRDVLLYCHNSSYGGHFGAERIAVKILQSGFYWPSIFKDAREFVSQCNECQRTGGLTRKNEMPQKYILEVELFDIWEIDFMGPFPPSYSFKYILVAVEYVSKWVEAIETTTCDASVVLQFLRRNTFTKCGVPKGLISDGGSHFYNKHLNTLLHSYGVTHKVATPYHP from the exons ATGGCTAGACAAGATGCcagtaggggtggcaaacgggccagACAATTTGCTAAACAACCAACTAATACTTTTCCCAGTGACACAATCCCTAATCCAAGGGAGGAATGCAAAGCAATCCAGCTAAGAAATGGAAAGAGTGTGGAAAATGACAAAGGTGCTAAAAAGAAACAAGCAGAAGAAGACAAGAATGATCAAGCCAGTTCCAAGAAGGAGGAGGAATCACAAGCCTTAAAGAAGGGAAAGCAAGTCATGGAAGAGCAACCACAggagaaaaaaaagggagaagtgAAACCTTATGCACCCAAACTTCCTTACCCACAGAGGCTGCACAAGGAAATGAGGGATCAACAATTCCCTaaattcttggaaatctttaGGAAACTGAAGATTAATATTCTATTGGTTGAAGCTTTGGAGAaaatgccattatatgccaagTTTCTTAAAGAATTAAttaccaagaagagaagctggaatgaGAAAGAAAAAGTGGTTCTTACCCAAGAGTGTAGTGCAATCATTCAAAAGGGacttccaccaaaactcaaagatccaggaagcttcttTATCTTATGCACTATTAGGAACATGGCTATTGACAAAgcactctgtgacctgggagcaagtatTAATCTAATGCATCTTGCCATGATGAAGAAATTGATGATAGAAGAGGTTAAGCCTACAAGGATGTCACTACAACTTGCTGACAAATCCCtcaaaataccaaatggagtGGTGGAGAACTTACTGGTGAAAGTTGGGAAGTTCAttttcccagctgattttgtaaTACTGGATATGGATGAGGAAGGAAACAACTtaatcatccttggaagacctttcttggccacaacaaGGGCTATAATTGATGTGGAGAAGGGAGAAATGGTTCTCAGGGTGCATGAGGAACAAATGGTCATCAATGTTTTCAAAGCAATACAATACCCCACTGAGAAAGAAAAATTCATGAGGATTAACATAGTAGATGATTTGGTTGAGGAAGCAATTGAAGCAGACCAATGTGAAGACCATGTAGGGGAAGCTCAAGACATACAAGAGAAAGATTCACAAGAGGAACAAGCACTGGAAAGTTCAAGTGAAGTTAAGGAGGAAGGGGCACCAAAGcaagaattgaaacccctccctccttatctcaaatatgcattccttgatgGAGAGGATAACCATCCAGTAATCATAAATTCATCCTTGAGCAAGCAAGATGAAGCCAAATTGATTGGGGTATTGAAAACTCACAAGACAACCATAGGGTGGACAATTGATGACATCAAGGGTATAAGCCCTGCTCTCTGCATGCATAATATCTTGCTAGAGGAGGACTCAAGGCCAGTGGTACAACCTCAAAGGAGGCTtaacccaaccatgaaggaagtagttCAGAAGGAG gatgccaaaccaaggctcatCAAGTGGGTGCTATTACTACAAGAGTTCGATATTGAAGTGAAGGATAGAAAAGGAATTGAGAACCAAGTTGCAGATCATCTGTCAAGACTACTACAAGGGACTAACCAAGAATCTCCACAACCAATGAATGAGAAATTCCCAGATGAAAACCTCTTGCAAATCCAACAAGCTCCCTGGTTTGCAGATACGGCAAACTATAAAGCAGGAAGAAACATACCACAATATTTCATTAGACAGCAGGTGAAGAAGTTGCTCACTGAAGCTAAGCTATTCTTGTGGGATGAGCTGTTTCTGTTCAAACGTTGCCCAGATAAAATGATTCAAAGATGTGTACTAGAGGACGAAATGAGAGATGTTTTATTGTATTGTCATAATTCAAGCTATGGTGGTCACTTTGGAGCAGAGAGAATAGCTGTAAAAATCCTTCAGAGTGGATTCTATTGGCCTTCAATTTTCAAGGATGCAAGAGAATTTGTAAGCCAATGCAATGAGTGCCAGAGAACAGGAGGCTTAACAAGgaagaatgagatgcctcagaaatATATTTTGGAGGTGGAACTATTTGACATATGGGAAATTGATTTCATGGGCCCCTTCCCTCCATCATACTCTTTCAAATACATCTTGGTGGCTGTagaatatgtttcaaaatgggtggaggcaatagAAACCACTACATGTGATGCTAGTGTGGTTCTGCAGTTTCTTAGAAGAAATACTTTCACTAAGTGTGGAGTACCAaaaggacttataagtgatggtgGGAGTCATTTTTACAACAAACATCTGAACACCCTCCTTCATAGTTATGGAGTAACCCATAAGGtggccacaccttaccatccatAG